The sequence TCCCTTCGTCTGTGGCTAACGCATGCACTGGCAATTGCCCTGCATGCAACCGAATGCCTAGTCCATCCTCCGCACGGAATCCGTGCTGAGTTGGGACACTTATCTTTTATTATTACTAATTTTCGCCCGTGTCGCTAATCACACGCCGTGACTCAAGGTCACGAATCGTATTCTCAAGGTTCGTGATTTCAGCAGCCAAGACATCGAGCACCTCATCCACCTGGTCGCAACGGTAACCGCGCAATCCCAGAGAGAAGCGAACTTTATCCACGTCTTGGGCGCGAGGACTCTTGGGCAAGAGCACCGGCGGCAACGAGGCTTGATGCTCCACCAACCCGGTGATGTTCCCGCCAGTTGATTCAAAATGCCGGCCGGCTGGCACGTTTTTCCGCTGGCTGGAGAGCAGCAGCGCGACGGCGCCAACCAACAGGACAGCAATGGCAATCAGCAGAAAAGGCATCAGCTAATCGCCCTTCGCCAGATCGCCGACTTTCCGATGCTCCTGGTGCGCACGCAGCACCAGGTCCACAGCTTCATCCGGATCATCAGTGATGGTAAACAAGTTCAAGTCGCCAGCGGAAATGGTGCCTTCGGCCAGTAGCGTATTGGTCATCCAATCCACCAGGCCGCCCCAGAACTCGGAGCCTACGAGCACAATCGGGAAGCTGGTGATCTTCTTGGTCTGCACCAAGGTCAGGGCCTCGAATAGTTCATCCAAGGTGCCAAAGCCGCCAGGCAGCACAATGAAGCCCTGCGAGTACTTCACGAACATCGTCTTGCGCACGAAGAAGTAGCGGAAATTCAGGCCCTTGTTCACCGAGGCATTCAGCCCGGTTTCAAATGGCAGTTCGATGCCAAGGCCGACAGAAATTCCATCCTTGTCAGCTGCGCCCTTGTTGGCAGCTTCCATCGCGCCGGGGCCGCCACCGGTAATGGTCGTGATGCCTTCTTCAGCCAGACGGCTGCCGACACGCTGCGCCATCGCATAATACGGGCTGTTTGGATCGGTGCGCGCGGAACCGAAAACGGCAATAGCTGGGCCGGTGCCGGCCATGCTTCCAAAGCCGCTGACGAATTCGGACTGGATGCGCAGCACTCGCCACACATCGGTGTGGGTTACGTCCGCCTGCGGGCTTTCCAAAAGATAGTGGTCAAGCTGATCTTCCGGTTGCTTTCCTGGCCAGCTCGCTTCGATGTGGCGTTTTTGCCCGACCCGAGCATTTTCTTCACTCTTACGCTGATGAACCATACCTTCACTCTATCGGTTACTTCAGTGCAACTTCGGATGTGACCTACCCCTGATTGAAGAACAGTTTGATAACAACTCGATGTGACATGGTCGGAAGGTCGCGTAGTCGGCATCACATCAAGTAATGTCTACAACATGAAAAGCGATCATCAGGCTCAAGCTTCTTCTGACGGCCCCATCGTCCAGCTGACTGGGGTCAATAAGCACTACGGTGCCTTGCACGTGCTCAACGACATCAACCTCGAAGTCACCAAGGGCGAGGTTGTTGTGATCCTGGGCCCTTCGGGTTCTGGCAAGTCGACACTGTGCCGCGCCATCAACCGGCTGGAAACCATCGACGACGGCGCCATCAAAATTGATGGCAAGACCCTTCCTGACGAAGGCAAGGCGCTAGCGAACCTTCGCGCCGATGTCGGCATGGTTTTCCAGTCCTTCAACCTCTTCGCCCATAAGTCGATCTTGGAAAACGTGACCCTCGGTCCGATCAAGGTCAAGGGCATGAAGAAGGAAGAAGCCAAGAAGTTGGCGATGCAGCTGCTTGAACGGGTTGGCGTAGCCAATCAGGCAGGCAAACTGCCAGCACAGCTTTCCGGCGGCCAGCAACAGCGTGTGGCGATCGCCCGCGCCCTGGCCATGAAACCAAAGGTTATGCTCTTTGATGAGCCAACCAGTGCCTTGGACCCGGAAATGATCAACGAGGTCCTGGACACCATGGTGGGTCTGGCCAAGGAAGGCATGACCATGCTCGTGGTCACCCACGAGATGGGCTTCGCCCGCAAGGCTGCGGACCGCGTGATCTTCATGGCTGACGGACAGATCGTTGAACAGGCCACCCCACAGGAGTTCTTCACGAATCCGAAGACGGATCGTGCCAAGGACTTCCTCGGCAAGCTCATCACCAACCACTAATTTCATCATCACGCACCCAATAGGAGGAACAATGCGTAAGACTCGTTTCGGCACTGTAGCCACAATGGCAGCAGTAGCAGCTCTGGCCCTGACTTCATGCGGCGGAGGCGGCGGCAGCGAAGCTGACGGCGACAAGATCCGCATCGGCATCAAGTACGACCAGCCAGGCTTGGGCTTCAAGGACGGCGACAACTACACCGGTTTCGATGTGGATGTTGCCAAGTACGTAGCCGGCGAATTGGGCTACACCGAAGACCAGATCGAGTTCATCTCGGCACCGTCGGCAAACCGCGAAACCATGCTGCAGAACGATCAGGTTGACATGATCTTCGCAACTTACTCGATCACCGATGAGCGCAACAAGGTTGTCGACTTCGCTGGCCCGTACTTCGTTGCCGGCCAGGACCTGCTGGTCCCGAATGACTCCGACATCAAGGGCCCAGAGGACCTGGATGGCAAGAACCTTTGCTCGGTCACCGGTTCCACCTCGGCCCAGAAGGTCAAGGACAACTACGCGAAGAACACCAACCTGCAGGAGCTTCCGGGCTACGCAGAGTGCACCACTCAGATGAGCGGCGGCACCATCGACGCGGTCACCACCGATGACATCATCCTTGCCGGACTGGCTGCACAGCCTGCCTACCAGGGCAAGTTCAAGGTTGTTGGCGCTCCATTCTCCGAGGAGAACTACGGCGTGGGCCTGCCTGATGGCACCGACAAGTGCGCGGACATCAACGCAGCGATCACCAAGATGATCGAGTCCGGCGAATGGCAGAAGGCCTTGGACAAGAACACCGAGGGTACCGGCTACAAGCCAAACGCAGAGACCAACCCACCAACACTTTCGGATACCTGCGCCTAGCAGCACCTGATGCAATGGGGGCCAAACGCAGCGTGTTTGGCCCCCATCTGCAATCTGTGTTTCTCCGATAACCGGCTGACCCCGGTATCGGACCCATAGCCACTTGGCCGGTTCCAGGCCATCGAGACAGAGGCTTGCAGTGGAGAATTACTTATCCATATTCACTGAGTACGACATTCCCGGAGCTTTCTGGGTCAATATCCAACTAACTTTCTGGGCCGCCATTGGCGCCCTAGTCCTGGGCACCATCTTGGCGTTGCTGCGCATCTCCCCCGTGGGAAGCTTCCAAGCCATTGGCACCAGCTACGTCAACTTGATTCGTAACACCCCGCTGACCATCATCATCCTGTTCTGCGTCCTGGCGCTTTATGGCCAGCTCGGATTCGTGCTCAGCGGCGACTTCCAAGCGAACTTCTTCCGCCTGGCCGTTGTCGGTCTTGCGGTCTACCACGCTGCGTTCGTCTGCGAGGCAATTCGTTCAGGTGTGAACACCGTTCCGCTGGGACAGGCAGAAGCTGCCCGTGCCATTGGCTTGAGCTTCTTGCCAGCTGCACGCTTGGTCATCTTGCCGCAGGCTTTCCGCGGCGCGATTGTTCCGCTGGGCAACACCTTGATTGCCCTGATCAAGAACTCCACCGTTGCAGCGGTCGGTTCGGTAGCCACCGAATCTTCCTCTGTTATGAAGACCATGATTGAGTTCCGAGCAGATATCGTGATCCCGATCTTCTTGACCTTCGCCATCGGCTTCGTGATCATTGTTATCCCTGTTGGCCTGTTGACCACCTGGGCCTCGAAGAAACTGGCGGTGGCACGATGAGCGCCTCAATTCTCTTTGACACTCCCGGCCCGAAGGCCAAACGCCGGATCCTGCTGATCAACATCGTCGGCGCCCTGATTGCTGCGGGCATCGTGGCATGGATCATCATGGGCCTTGCAGCCAAGGACCAGATGCAGGTTTCCCAGTGGGATGACTTCATTGAAGGCAGCACCTGGAAGAACTACCTGCTACCCGGACTGTGGAACACCCTGAAGGCCGCGCTCTTCGGCATCATCGGGTCGGTGATCTTCGGTTTGATCTTCGGCGTTGGACGGCTTTCGCAGAACAAGCTGATCAACGGTTTCTGCACCGTGATCGTCGAGTTCTTCCGTGCCGTTCCAGTGCTGCTGATGATCGTCTTCTTCAACGTGTTCTTCGCCCGCTCCCTGGCCCTGCCAGGCGACACAGCAATGTGGGCAGTTGTTGCCGCCCTGGTCTTCTACAACGGTTCGGTTGTTGCAGAGCTGGTACGTTCTGGCGTGCACAACCTGCCTAGAGGCCAGCGTGAAGCAGGCATTGCCATCGGACTGACCCGTGGCATGTCGTTGCGGCATATTGAAATCCCACAGGCCCTGGTGGCCATGTTGCCGGCGTTGATCGGCCAGTTCGTTGTCATTTTGAAGGACTCCGCACTGGGCTACATCATCAGCTTCAACGAATTGCTGTTCTTCGCCCGCACATATTCCTCGCCTAACGGCAACGTGTTGCAGGCGCTGATTGTGGCAGCAGCCATCTTCATTCTGATCAACTTCACCCTCAGCAAGATCGCCGTGCTGGTCTCGAGCCGGCTGAGCAGCCGTGTGAAGAAGGAAAAGAATACTCCTGCCAACCCAGCTGCAGCAATTGTCGCAGCCCCTGCAGGCCTTGACGTGCCAGCTCCAAAGGATCCTGCCGATCCCAAGGCCTAGCAGCTGAGAACAAAAAAATCTCCGTACCGTTTGAGTCAAAACGGTACGGAGATTTTTTTATTGCGGCAAAAGCCTACTGGCCCAGTGCGTCCGCTAGCTCAGCCAGGTGCGCAGGGTCTGCAAGCATTCGCGGATAGCCTGCTGTGGCACATGCTCATCATCGCTGTGCGCCAGCAGGGCATCGCCCGGTCCGAAGTTCACTGCCGAAATCCCCAAGGCGGAGAAGCGTGAAACGTCGGTCCAACCGTACTTGGGCTTGGGCTCCTGGCCCAGCACCTTGATCAGGTCGGCGGCGATTTCTTGATCCAATCCTGGCTTGGCTCCATCAGCACCATCGGTACGTTCGATCTCAAAGCCGTCAAAAAGATCGAATACCACCGCTTCAGCTTGCGCCAGCGACTTATCCGGAGCGAAGCGGTAATTCACTTCCACCTCGCAGTAATCCGGAATCACGTTGCCGGCGATACCGCCAGCAACCCGGACCGCGTTCATTCCTTCGCGGTATTCCAGGCCCTCAACGGTAATGGTCTGCGGCTGGTACTCAGCCAAGCGGCGCAGGATTTCACCGGCATCATGAATGGCGTTATGCCCCATCCAGGCTCGGCCCGAGTGGGCTGCCTTGCCGTGGGTTCGGATGACGAAGCGGCTCGTTCCATTGCAACCGCCTTCCACCGTGCCGTTGGTTGGTTCAAGCAGGATCGCGAAATCCGCCTCCAGCAGTTCGGGGCTGTTCCTTGCTAGGCGTCCCAACCCGGATTTGGCGGCTTCGACTTCCTCATGATCGTAGAAGACGTAGGTGACATCGTATTTGGCGTCGGTCAGCTCGGCAGCCAGCGCCAGCTGCACGGCGACGCCGCCTTTCATGTCGGTGGCTCCTCGGCCGTAGAGCACCCCGTCAATAACCTGGGCGGGCACCGTTCCCTTGGCCCCTTCGGTGCGCGGCAGCGGTACCGTGTCCAAATGTCCGGCCAGCACCACGCGGCGCTCGCGGCCAAAATTGGTGCGGGCGAGAATGGCATCTTGGTCCCGATGCACTTCAAGATGCGGGTACTTAAGCAGTGCCTGGTGCACCTTGTCGGCAATTTCTTGTTCATTGCCGGAAACAGATTCAATGTTCATGATCTGTTCGGTGAGCAGGGCAACGTCTTGCTGCAGATCCAATTCGTTCACGACTGGCTTTTCCTGAGTCTCTCAGCTTCACTTTTTTGTCATTTTCAACGTTACTCCGGGCAACAAAGATACGATCAGTGTATGACTTCAGAATCTGTGGCATCCAGCGAATCATCTGTACGTTTAGCCTCGGCCCATGGGCTGGCAACGATCGCTTCCGATGGAACGATCCTTGATGTTTGGTACCCGGCTCCGGTCTTGGGCGAAATCGCCTTGGCTGAAGAGCTTTCCGGTGAACTCGCTGCCGCTGCGCAGGACGATGCAGCCCGCGGCACCACCCAAAAAGTCGTTTCACTGACCATTAATCTTGATGTAGCCCCAGCTGACACCGCTGATGTGTGGCTGCGCCTGCACCTGCTCTCCCACCGTCTGGTCCAGCCCAACAGCATCAACCTCGACGGCATCTTCGGCCACCTCGCCAACGTCGTGTGGACCAACTTCGGTCCGTGCCAAGTTGAAGGGTTCGAGGTCACCCGCTTGAAGCTGCGCGCCCGTGGCGATGTAACCGTGTACGGAGTGGACAAGTTCCCGCGCATGGTCGACTACGTGGTGCCTGCTGGCGTGCGTATCGCCGACGCCGGCCGCGTTCGCCTCGGCGCCCACCTAGCGGCAGGAACCACCGTGATGCACGAAGGTTTCGTCAACTTCAATGCAGGCACTCTGGGCACCTCGATGGTCGAAGGCCGCATCTCGGCTTCGGTTGTCGTGGGCGATGGCTCGGATGTGGGCGGCGGCGCCTCCATCATGGGCACCCTCTCCGGTGGCGGTAAGGAACGCATCGTCATTGGCGAACGCGTGCTTTTGGGCGCCAACGCCGGTGTGGGCATCTCCATCGGGGATGACTCGGTCGTGGAAGCCGGCCTGTATGTCACCGCGGGCACCCGCGTGGTCTTGGACGAGCAGCAGGTCAAGGCGCTGGAACTTTCCGGTGTGCCAAATCTGCTCTTCCGTCGCAACTCGATCACCGGCGCCGTCGAAGCGCTGCCTCGTGCCGGCCAGACTGTGGAGCTGAACAGCGCCCTGCACGCCAACTAATTTATTGCCCATCAAAATACTGGCAGATCACCATGGTGATCTGCCAGTTTCTTCGTTTTCTGCTCATCCTCCGGGGAAGATGATGGTCACCATCGGCTGAATAAAGCCTTGGAAGGCCTTGGAGTCGCGTAGCAGCGACGTACTGGCCACGATGGTAGCTGTGCCGGTCAGCCAGGCTCTTGGCTCGCCTAAAGGCACGTCAATGAGCTGGATCTCTTGGCGGCAGCTTTGGCTTTCGTGTTCCACCCCGTGGTCGATCAGGATTCTTTCCAGCTCATCCATCCGCTGGGGCACGTATTGCCC comes from Glutamicibacter arilaitensis Re117 and encodes:
- a CDS encoding amino acid ABC transporter permease, which gives rise to MSASILFDTPGPKAKRRILLINIVGALIAAGIVAWIIMGLAAKDQMQVSQWDDFIEGSTWKNYLLPGLWNTLKAALFGIIGSVIFGLIFGVGRLSQNKLINGFCTVIVEFFRAVPVLLMIVFFNVFFARSLALPGDTAMWAVVAALVFYNGSVVAELVRSGVHNLPRGQREAGIAIGLTRGMSLRHIEIPQALVAMLPALIGQFVVILKDSALGYIISFNELLFFARTYSSPNGNVLQALIVAAAIFILINFTLSKIAVLVSSRLSSRVKKEKNTPANPAAAIVAAPAGLDVPAPKDPADPKA
- a CDS encoding DivIVA domain-containing protein, which translates into the protein MPFLLIAIAVLLVGAVALLLSSQRKNVPAGRHFESTGGNITGLVEHQASLPPVLLPKSPRAQDVDKVRFSLGLRGYRCDQVDEVLDVLAAEITNLENTIRDLESRRVISDTGEN
- the dapD gene encoding 2,3,4,5-tetrahydropyridine-2,6-dicarboxylate N-succinyltransferase translates to MTSESVASSESSVRLASAHGLATIASDGTILDVWYPAPVLGEIALAEELSGELAAAAQDDAARGTTQKVVSLTINLDVAPADTADVWLRLHLLSHRLVQPNSINLDGIFGHLANVVWTNFGPCQVEGFEVTRLKLRARGDVTVYGVDKFPRMVDYVVPAGVRIADAGRVRLGAHLAAGTTVMHEGFVNFNAGTLGTSMVEGRISASVVVGDGSDVGGGASIMGTLSGGGKERIVIGERVLLGANAGVGISIGDDSVVEAGLYVTAGTRVVLDEQQVKALELSGVPNLLFRRNSITGAVEALPRAGQTVELNSALHAN
- a CDS encoding LOG family protein; amino-acid sequence: MVHQRKSEENARVGQKRHIEASWPGKQPEDQLDHYLLESPQADVTHTDVWRVLRIQSEFVSGFGSMAGTGPAIAVFGSARTDPNSPYYAMAQRVGSRLAEEGITTITGGGPGAMEAANKGAADKDGISVGLGIELPFETGLNASVNKGLNFRYFFVRKTMFVKYSQGFIVLPGGFGTLDELFEALTLVQTKKITSFPIVLVGSEFWGGLVDWMTNTLLAEGTISAGDLNLFTITDDPDEAVDLVLRAHQEHRKVGDLAKGD
- a CDS encoding glutamate ABC transporter substrate-binding protein, whose amino-acid sequence is MRKTRFGTVATMAAVAALALTSCGGGGGSEADGDKIRIGIKYDQPGLGFKDGDNYTGFDVDVAKYVAGELGYTEDQIEFISAPSANRETMLQNDQVDMIFATYSITDERNKVVDFAGPYFVAGQDLLVPNDSDIKGPEDLDGKNLCSVTGSTSAQKVKDNYAKNTNLQELPGYAECTTQMSGGTIDAVTTDDIILAGLAAQPAYQGKFKVVGAPFSEENYGVGLPDGTDKCADINAAITKMIESGEWQKALDKNTEGTGYKPNAETNPPTLSDTCA
- a CDS encoding amino acid ABC transporter permease produces the protein MENYLSIFTEYDIPGAFWVNIQLTFWAAIGALVLGTILALLRISPVGSFQAIGTSYVNLIRNTPLTIIILFCVLALYGQLGFVLSGDFQANFFRLAVVGLAVYHAAFVCEAIRSGVNTVPLGQAEAARAIGLSFLPAARLVILPQAFRGAIVPLGNTLIALIKNSTVAAVGSVATESSSVMKTMIEFRADIVIPIFLTFAIGFVIIVIPVGLLTTWASKKLAVAR
- the dapE gene encoding succinyl-diaminopimelate desuccinylase — translated: MNELDLQQDVALLTEQIMNIESVSGNEQEIADKVHQALLKYPHLEVHRDQDAILARTNFGRERRVVLAGHLDTVPLPRTEGAKGTVPAQVIDGVLYGRGATDMKGGVAVQLALAAELTDAKYDVTYVFYDHEEVEAAKSGLGRLARNSPELLEADFAILLEPTNGTVEGGCNGTSRFVIRTHGKAAHSGRAWMGHNAIHDAGEILRRLAEYQPQTITVEGLEYREGMNAVRVAGGIAGNVIPDYCEVEVNYRFAPDKSLAQAEAVVFDLFDGFEIERTDGADGAKPGLDQEIAADLIKVLGQEPKPKYGWTDVSRFSALGISAVNFGPGDALLAHSDDEHVPQQAIRECLQTLRTWLS
- a CDS encoding amino acid ABC transporter ATP-binding protein, producing the protein MVQLTGVNKHYGALHVLNDINLEVTKGEVVVILGPSGSGKSTLCRAINRLETIDDGAIKIDGKTLPDEGKALANLRADVGMVFQSFNLFAHKSILENVTLGPIKVKGMKKEEAKKLAMQLLERVGVANQAGKLPAQLSGGQQQRVAIARALAMKPKVMLFDEPTSALDPEMINEVLDTMVGLAKEGMTMLVVTHEMGFARKAADRVIFMADGQIVEQATPQEFFTNPKTDRAKDFLGKLITNH